In Streptomyces hawaiiensis, one genomic interval encodes:
- a CDS encoding helix-turn-helix transcriptional regulator, producing the protein MTTPTRRRRTPKDELIPLPEVLEELGISRPTWYRWRDRGLTPEARRTPSGRICVRRSVLDAFKDELEAA; encoded by the coding sequence ATGACCACGCCCACCCGGCGCCGCCGCACTCCGAAAGACGAGTTGATCCCCCTGCCGGAAGTTCTGGAAGAACTCGGCATCAGCCGCCCGACTTGGTACCGCTGGCGTGACCGTGGCCTCACCCCCGAGGCCCGCCGCACGCCGTCCGGCCGCATCTGCGTACGCCGCAGCGTCCTGGACGCCTTCAAGGACGAGCTGGAGGCCGCGTGA